A single window of Armatimonadota bacterium DNA harbors:
- a CDS encoding fatty acid desaturase has translation MQTSSNHLKQLGMQLKPYTRPIVWRSILQIFNTFLPFFLLFYLSYRVAAHHWAWSIPLNILAGLFLVRIFILQHDAGHGSFFPKRAANTALGFACSILTMVPYSAWQYTHAIHHSTSSNLDKRGVGDVYTMTLQEYLHATRWQRLRYRIFRHPLVLYLIGPFAVFMLGYRIPMGISRRKPALFRSVMYTNLGIALYLIAIVWLLGWQAVWQVYLPIQYVASAVGLFLFYVQHQFEDAYWERDPRWEFLRAGLEGASYLRLPRVLQWLTGNIGFHHIHHLAPRIPNYLLEKAYREIPALQMAPTLSLKDAIQVAFADLHLYDEERKHLVGFRDAARLLRQRKAEATLKPRVNEP, from the coding sequence ATGCAAACGAGTTCGAATCACCTCAAGCAGCTGGGGATGCAGTTAAAACCCTATACTCGACCGATTGTCTGGCGCAGCATCCTGCAGATATTCAACACTTTCCTCCCCTTCTTCTTGCTGTTCTACCTGTCGTACCGGGTTGCGGCACACCACTGGGCGTGGAGCATACCTCTCAACATCCTGGCGGGGCTGTTTCTGGTGCGCATCTTCATCCTGCAACATGATGCTGGGCACGGCTCTTTCTTCCCCAAACGTGCCGCCAATACGGCACTGGGCTTTGCCTGCAGCATCCTGACGATGGTGCCCTACTCCGCATGGCAGTACACGCACGCTATCCACCATTCCACCAGCAGCAATCTAGATAAGCGCGGTGTGGGCGACGTCTATACCATGACCTTGCAGGAGTACCTGCACGCAACGCGCTGGCAGCGGTTGCGCTACCGTATCTTTCGCCATCCGCTGGTGCTGTATCTGATAGGTCCGTTTGCGGTGTTCATGCTGGGCTATCGAATACCGATGGGCATCTCCCGGAGAAAGCCTGCGCTGTTCCGCAGCGTGATGTACACGAATCTGGGCATCGCTCTGTATCTCATTGCCATCGTATGGCTGCTCGGCTGGCAAGCAGTGTGGCAGGTGTATCTGCCCATCCAGTACGTGGCAAGCGCAGTGGGGCTGTTCCTGTTCTACGTGCAGCACCAGTTCGAGGACGCCTACTGGGAGCGTGATCCGCGCTGGGAATTCCTGCGAGCGGGGCTGGAGGGCGCCTCCTACCTGCGCCTTCCGCGTGTGCTACAGTGGCTGACGGGCAACATCGGTTTTCACCATATCCATCACCTTGCACCGCGCATCCCGAACTATCTGCTCGAAAAAGCCTATCGCGAGATACCCGCCCTGCAGATGGCACCCACCCTCAGCCTGAAAGACGCCATCCAGGTTGCTTTCGCTGACCTGCACCTTTACGACGAGGAACGCAAGCATCTGGTGGGGTTCCGCGATGCGGCTCGCCTGTTGCGTCAGCGAAAAGCCGAAGCCACACTCAAGCCGCGGGTGAACGAGCCGTAA